One Robbsia sp. KACC 23696 DNA segment encodes these proteins:
- a CDS encoding phosphoribosylaminoimidazolesuccinocarboxamide synthase, translated as MPSTLYESTIRSLPLLGRGKVRENYAVDDDKLLIVTSDRLSAFDVVMGEPIPAKGRVLNQLSDFWFAKLGHIVPNHLTGIAPESVVAADEIDQVSGRAVVARRLKPILIEAVVRGYLAGSGWKEYQADQSVCGVKLPAGLRNAEKLPQPIFTPAAKAELGEHDENITFDDAAKRVGGDIAEQIRDIAIKLYTEASAFAATRGIIIADTKFEFGLDDAGRIVLMDEVLTADSSRFWPADEYQVGSNPPSFDKQFVRDWLETQPWGKTAPAPALPADVIAKTSEKYIEALTRVTGQALR; from the coding sequence ATGCCCTCGACGCTTTACGAATCGACAATCCGCTCGCTGCCGCTGCTCGGCCGTGGCAAGGTCCGCGAAAATTACGCGGTCGACGACGACAAGCTGCTGATTGTTACCTCGGACCGCCTTTCGGCGTTCGACGTCGTCATGGGTGAACCGATCCCCGCCAAGGGACGCGTGCTGAACCAACTGTCCGATTTCTGGTTCGCCAAGCTCGGCCACATCGTCCCGAATCACCTGACCGGCATCGCGCCGGAATCGGTGGTCGCAGCCGATGAGATCGACCAAGTGTCGGGTCGTGCCGTCGTGGCGCGCCGCCTGAAGCCAATCCTGATCGAGGCGGTCGTGCGCGGCTATCTGGCCGGCAGCGGTTGGAAGGAATATCAGGCGGATCAATCGGTTTGCGGCGTTAAGCTCCCGGCCGGTCTGCGCAACGCGGAAAAACTCCCGCAACCGATTTTCACGCCGGCCGCCAAGGCCGAACTCGGCGAACATGATGAAAACATCACGTTCGACGATGCAGCCAAGCGCGTGGGTGGCGATATCGCCGAGCAGATCCGCGACATCGCGATCAAGCTTTACACGGAAGCGTCGGCATTCGCCGCCACGCGCGGTATCATCATCGCCGACACGAAGTTCGAATTCGGCCTCGACGACGCCGGTCGCATCGTGCTGATGGACGAAGTGTTGACCGCCGATTCCTCGCGTTTCTGGCCGGCCGACGAGTACCAGGTAGGCTCGAATCCCCCGTCTTTCGACAAGCAGTTTGTCCGCGACTGGCTGGAAACGCAGCCCTGGGGCAAGACCGCACCGGCACCGGCACTGCCGGCCGACGTGATTGCCAAGACGTCGGAAAAGTACATCGAAGCGTTGACCCGCGTAACTGGCCAGGCCCTGCGCTGA